The following are encoded in a window of Pseudomonadota bacterium genomic DNA:
- a CDS encoding F0F1 ATP synthase subunit A, whose translation MADTAHHGPLDQFAVSPIIELPRALGIDTSITNSALFMLLAVAATVVLFVFAMRKRATIPGRMQSLAEISYQFVHGIVGENAGKDGMKYFPLMFTLFLFIMFVNVIGLLPMSFAPTSQIIVTIGLGAFMFLAIVVIGIVKQGPVKFLKHFMPPGLPLWIAPLVLVIEIVSYLSRPLSLGIRLAANMTAGHTLIHVMAGFVAPLALFGFLPIVFLVFMTGFEFFVAILQAYVFTMLCSMYLGEALADHDHDHH comes from the coding sequence TTGGCTGACACCGCACATCATGGCCCGCTCGACCAGTTCGCAGTAAGCCCCATTATCGAGCTGCCGCGCGCGCTTGGGATCGACACCAGCATCACCAACTCGGCGCTGTTCATGCTGCTGGCGGTGGCCGCCACGGTCGTCCTCTTCGTATTCGCCATGCGCAAGCGCGCCACCATTCCGGGCCGCATGCAATCGCTGGCAGAAATTTCATATCAGTTCGTCCACGGCATTGTCGGCGAAAACGCCGGTAAGGATGGGATGAAATATTTCCCGCTCATGTTCACGCTGTTCCTGTTCATCATGTTCGTGAATGTGATTGGCCTGCTGCCGATGTCCTTCGCGCCGACCAGCCAGATCATCGTGACCATCGGCCTTGGCGCCTTCATGTTCCTGGCCATTGTGGTGATCGGCATCGTCAAGCAAGGCCCGGTCAAGTTCCTGAAACATTTTATGCCCCCCGGCCTGCCGCTGTGGATCGCGCCACTGGTGCTGGTGATTGAAATTGTCTCCTACCTGTCGCGCCCGCTCAGCCTTGGCATTCGTCTGGCCGCAAACATGACGGCGGGTCACACGCTTATTCACGTCATGGCGGGCTTTGTGGCACCGCTGGCGCTATTTGGCTTCTTGCCAATTGTGTTTCTCGTGTTTATGACGGGCTTCGAATTTTTTGTCGCGATCCTGCAAGCCTACGTGTTTACCATGTTGTGCAGCATGTATCTCGGCGAAGCACTCGCCGATCACGATCACGACCACCACTAA
- a CDS encoding DsbA family protein — protein MASSSHGGKIALFIIVALVGGFAGFGYFNQTANLDAKAKEEAAKPGEPVVDRSLLAPKPNDIILGDVNALITVVEYSSLSCPHCANFHQTVLPALEKEFITPGKVRLVVRHFPLNEPAIKAAEVVECAGSNGLKRESFLKVLFSMQPQWAFGDSFLKDLKQIALVGGMDSATFDSCMADKALETRILTTRQEAETQLNINSTPTFFINGDKMEGDVSIENFRKALAGAGSGKK, from the coding sequence ATGGCATCCTCTTCGCACGGCGGTAAAATCGCTCTTTTCATTATTGTCGCCCTGGTCGGCGGCTTTGCGGGCTTTGGTTATTTCAACCAGACCGCCAATCTCGATGCGAAAGCAAAAGAAGAAGCCGCCAAGCCCGGTGAGCCGGTAGTGGATCGCAGCCTGCTGGCGCCCAAGCCCAACGATATTATCCTTGGCGATGTGAACGCGCTGATCACGGTGGTCGAATATTCGTCGCTTTCCTGCCCGCATTGCGCCAATTTCCACCAGACCGTGCTGCCCGCGCTTGAAAAAGAATTCATCACCCCCGGCAAGGTGCGCCTTGTGGTGCGCCATTTCCCGCTTAACGAACCGGCCATTAAGGCCGCGGAAGTGGTGGAATGCGCCGGCAGCAACGGCCTCAAGCGCGAGAGCTTCCTGAAAGTGCTGTTCAGCATGCAGCCGCAATGGGCATTCGGCGACAGCTTCCTGAAAGACCTCAAGCAAATCGCCCTCGTCGGCGGCATGGATAGCGCCACCTTCGATAGCTGCATGGCGGATAAAGCGCTTGAAACCCGCATCCTGACCACGCGCCAGGAAGCTGAAACCCAGCTCAACATCAACTCAACGCCGACCTTCTTCATCAACGGCGATAAAATGGAAGGCGATGTCTCCATAGAAAACTTCCGCAAAGCCTTGGCAGGTGCGGGTTCGGGCAAGAAGTAA
- a CDS encoding F0F1 ATP synthase subunit B translates to MKEKTVHAAEAVTTTAPAVDSGMTTAVAEHAAWLHSADTWIAVSFVLFIALFVKFALPKINASLDDRANKIRDQLEQAARLRAEAQALLASYQQQQQEAMKEAESIIASAQRDAADMRTRAVDELKTALDRRSQQAQEKIARAEVEAIEQIRKTIITTATESAREIVATQLQSQTDDQAVTRALAAIERQIH, encoded by the coding sequence GTGAAAGAAAAAACCGTCCATGCTGCCGAAGCCGTTACCACCACCGCCCCTGCGGTGGATAGCGGCATGACGACCGCCGTTGCCGAGCACGCCGCATGGCTGCACAGCGCGGATACGTGGATTGCCGTTTCATTCGTGCTTTTTATCGCGCTGTTCGTGAAGTTTGCGCTGCCGAAAATCAATGCCTCGCTGGATGACCGCGCGAATAAAATCCGCGATCAGCTGGAGCAAGCCGCCCGCCTGCGCGCCGAAGCACAAGCCCTGCTCGCCAGCTACCAGCAACAGCAGCAAGAAGCGATGAAGGAAGCCGAATCCATCATCGCTAGCGCCCAGCGCGACGCGGCTGACATGCGCACCCGCGCGGTGGATGAATTGAAAACCGCCCTCGACCGCCGCAGCCAGCAAGCGCAGGAAAAAATCGCCCGCGCCGAAGTGGAAGCGATCGAGCAGATCCGCAAAACCATCATCACCACCGCCACCGAATCGGCCCGCGAAATTGTCGCCACCCAGCTGCAAAGCCAAACGGATGACCAAGCCGTCACCCGTGCACTGGCCGCGATTGAACGCCAGATTCACTAG
- a CDS encoding lytic transglycosylase domain-containing protein: MTSIRRRLGLSANHPAQTCWALLGLALCFATSVALTPTPAPTSAAPIVQAVANPASLSATDSALYKMIYAAEEANDHTGANALIAQLSNRLLVGNVLAQRYLNSHYKVSVQELDHWLEAYADHPRASRIARLAMSKGVKTPLTDGSQPLRGEGYTDHMGRSGMPDAWFTALGRWREGDVAAAKTIFVKLSADEALSDWQRSAAYYWAYRAADRLGDTDLAAQSLLSAAHYPTTFYGLLAAEQSGDLDITAEAPKVSSHLRSDPHAIRAALLSSLGRNDDAEDELRLLYSTIDKTMRPGIITLASEMGLSNLQVRLARTPGLSAREALFANYPMPQFMMQLHPVMDPALLLAVARNESSFRDSAASGAGAVGMMQMLPSTARAVERHVGREMLSVASADNSNAPLAERLNDPAMSARYGAEYLKLLTKQPAIGNNLVRLLVGYNAGPGTVANWQSASRNVSDPLLYIESIPYPETRNYVMQVSAQYWVYQLMMDEKPTTLSAMARGQWPTLPVKAGA; encoded by the coding sequence ATGACTAGCATACGCCGCCGCCTTGGCCTCAGCGCCAACCACCCTGCGCAAACCTGCTGGGCCCTTTTGGGCCTCGCGCTGTGTTTTGCGACGTCGGTGGCGCTCACCCCAACGCCTGCGCCAACCAGCGCTGCGCCCATCGTGCAAGCCGTCGCCAATCCCGCGTCTTTATCCGCCACCGACAGCGCGCTTTACAAAATGATCTACGCCGCCGAAGAAGCCAATGACCACACTGGCGCCAATGCGCTGATCGCACAGCTTAGCAACCGCTTGCTGGTCGGCAACGTGCTCGCCCAGCGTTATTTGAATTCGCATTATAAGGTGAGCGTGCAGGAGCTTGATCATTGGCTGGAAGCCTATGCCGATCACCCGCGCGCCTCGCGCATTGCACGGCTCGCGATGAGCAAGGGCGTCAAAACCCCGCTGACCGATGGCAGCCAACCGCTGCGCGGCGAAGGCTACACCGACCATATGGGCCGCAGCGGCATGCCGGATGCATGGTTCACCGCGCTTGGCCGCTGGCGCGAGGGCGATGTAGCCGCCGCGAAAACCATCTTTGTTAAACTGAGTGCGGATGAAGCGCTGTCGGACTGGCAGCGCTCGGCCGCTTACTACTGGGCCTACCGCGCGGCAGACCGCCTTGGCGATACGGATCTGGCGGCACAAAGCCTGCTCAGCGCGGCGCACTACCCAACGACGTTCTATGGCCTGCTCGCCGCCGAGCAATCGGGCGACCTCGACATCACCGCCGAAGCGCCGAAAGTGAGCAGCCATCTGCGCAGCGACCCGCACGCCATCCGCGCGGCGCTGCTCTCAAGCCTTGGCCGCAACGATGATGCCGAGGATGAGCTGCGCCTGCTTTACAGCACCATCGATAAAACCATGCGGCCGGGCATTATCACCCTCGCCAGCGAAATGGGCCTGTCGAACCTGCAGGTGCGCCTTGCCCGTACGCCGGGCCTGAGCGCCAGAGAGGCGCTGTTCGCCAACTACCCGATGCCGCAATTCATGATGCAGCTGCACCCGGTGATGGACCCGGCGCTGCTGCTCGCCGTCGCCCGCAATGAATCCAGCTTCCGCGACAGTGCGGCCAGCGGCGCCGGTGCCGTGGGCATGATGCAGATGCTGCCTTCCACCGCCCGCGCGGTCGAGCGCCATGTCGGCCGCGAGATGCTCAGCGTCGCTAGCGCCGACAACAGCAACGCCCCCCTCGCCGAGCGGCTGAACGACCCGGCCATGAGCGCCCGTTACGGCGCGGAATACCTAAAACTGCTGACCAAGCAACCCGCCATCGGCAACAACCTTGTACGCCTGTTGGTCGGTTATAATGCGGGCCCGGGCACCGTTGCCAACTGGCAATCGGCCAGCCGCAACGTGAGCGATCCGCTGCTCTATATCGAGTCCATCCCCTACCCGGAAACGCGCAATTACGTGATGCAGGTGTCCGCGCAATATTGGGTTTACCAGCTGATGATGGATGAGAAACCCACCACCCTCAGCGCCATGGCCCGCGGCCAATGGCCCACCCTGCCGGTGAAGGCTGGGGCATAA
- a CDS encoding tetratricopeptide repeat protein — protein sequence MAQAAQFLGFFRFLSALGGVFLLCQPAHADDLRRKVPKDRPVAAAGETLAAPVSDVRPGLAGSFLSGRFAKHNQDLNEAARFLNETLARDPENEALQHETMRMALLAGDTPTAITLAKKLASTKSVDPLVSCLLMVDAVKANDFIRAKTVIDQSATTGLFGLIRPVMIEWLKVAAEESKGPVDMRAAIDKAGFFAPFVNYHSALMNDVLGQNAAAQAAYTKANIDPAVTPYRVVESIANFYARQGKWDEAQAVYDSYAKANPQSSLIPEKLLKDAPPKPLVADAKQGLAELFFTTASILFGEDATQDTFLYLRIALELRPNLPPAQLMLANLYEQVEDYKQAIATYDTIPEGSVFARRAAVRKALNYEALGQKDKALALLEALAAKYPTDATPLITKGDMEREALEYSAAAETYGKAIARTEPLDAADWPLLYARGISYERAGNWNAAETDFNRALQLQPDQPDVLNYLAYSWLMMNKNVDKAREYLESASAQRPDDAHIMDSVGWAYYLAGNYPAAVEKFEKAIQLMPDDSTVNDHLGDAYYRVGRETEARFQWERALTFKPEKDAIAALQAKLANGLPPAPVPAPQVSAKSPADPSAPRTQVQ from the coding sequence ATGGCGCAAGCAGCGCAATTCCTCGGTTTTTTCCGGTTCCTGAGTGCGCTCGGCGGCGTTTTTCTGTTGTGCCAGCCCGCCCATGCGGATGATTTACGCCGCAAAGTGCCCAAAGATCGGCCTGTTGCCGCCGCCGGTGAAACGCTCGCCGCGCCGGTGAGCGATGTGCGGCCCGGCCTTGCCGGGAGCTTTCTTTCCGGCCGCTTCGCCAAGCATAATCAGGATTTGAACGAGGCCGCGAGATTCCTCAACGAAACCCTGGCCCGCGACCCGGAAAACGAGGCGCTGCAGCATGAAACCATGCGCATGGCGCTGCTCGCGGGCGATACGCCGACGGCTATCACCCTCGCCAAAAAACTCGCCAGCACCAAAAGCGTGGACCCGCTGGTTTCCTGCCTGCTGATGGTGGATGCGGTGAAGGCGAATGATTTCATCCGCGCCAAAACGGTGATCGACCAATCGGCGACGACGGGCCTGTTTGGCCTCATCCGCCCGGTGATGATCGAGTGGTTGAAAGTGGCGGCGGAGGAATCCAAAGGCCCGGTCGATATGCGCGCGGCGATTGATAAAGCGGGCTTCTTCGCCCCGTTTGTCAATTACCACAGCGCGCTGATGAACGATGTACTGGGCCAGAACGCTGCTGCCCAAGCCGCCTACACCAAAGCCAATATCGACCCGGCGGTGACGCCGTACCGGGTGGTGGAATCCATCGCCAATTTCTACGCGCGCCAGGGCAAGTGGGACGAGGCGCAGGCGGTCTATGACAGCTATGCCAAAGCCAATCCACAATCGAGCCTGATCCCCGAAAAACTGCTGAAGGACGCACCGCCCAAGCCGCTGGTGGCCGACGCGAAGCAAGGGCTCGCCGAGCTGTTTTTCACCACCGCCAGTATTTTATTCGGCGAGGATGCGACGCAGGACACGTTCCTCTATTTGCGCATTGCGCTGGAATTGCGGCCCAACCTGCCGCCTGCGCAGCTGATGTTGGCGAATTTGTATGAGCAGGTCGAGGATTACAAACAGGCCATCGCCACCTATGACACCATTCCCGAAGGCAGTGTGTTCGCCCGCCGCGCCGCCGTGCGCAAGGCGCTGAACTATGAAGCGCTCGGCCAGAAGGATAAAGCGCTGGCGCTGCTCGAAGCGCTCGCCGCCAAATATCCGACGGATGCGACGCCGCTTATCACCAAAGGCGACATGGAGCGCGAGGCGCTGGAATATAGCGCCGCGGCCGAGACCTATGGCAAAGCCATCGCCCGCACTGAGCCGTTGGATGCTGCCGATTGGCCGCTGCTTTATGCGCGTGGCATCAGCTACGAGCGCGCGGGTAACTGGAATGCGGCTGAGACTGATTTCAACCGCGCCCTGCAGCTGCAGCCCGACCAGCCGGATGTGCTGAATTACCTCGCCTATAGCTGGCTGATGATGAATAAAAACGTCGATAAAGCGCGCGAATATCTCGAAAGCGCCAGCGCCCAACGGCCCGATGATGCGCATATCATGGATTCCGTCGGCTGGGCCTATTACCTTGCGGGCAATTACCCGGCCGCAGTCGAGAAATTCGAAAAAGCGATCCAGCTGATGCCGGACGATTCGACCGTCAATGACCATCTCGGCGACGCTTATTACCGCGTTGGCCGTGAGACGGAAGCGCGCTTCCAGTGGGAGCGGGCGCTGACCTTCAAGCCGGAGAAAGACGCGATCGCCGCTTTGCAAGCCAAGCTTGCCAACGGGTTGCCGCCAGCCCCGGTGCCCGCGCCGCAAGTGAGCGCCAAAAGCCCGGCTGACCCCAGCGCGCCCCGCACCCAGGTGCAGTAA
- a CDS encoding DUF721 domain-containing protein translates to MSTTIKKPYRKRRLFPRTVQEVVRDATQPMMNKQGKLYGALLRDWAQIVGTERAGVTRPARLQFTQSEDTGAILHLDVRPAAAPEMAYMQEQMLEQCARYFGYRAITRIVLHATHGVFTTPEAPPAPAPKPVPSKPLPSNVPADMRAVFERLAAHVASASDKKK, encoded by the coding sequence ATGAGCACCACGATCAAAAAGCCCTACCGCAAGCGCCGCCTCTTCCCACGCACCGTGCAGGAAGTGGTGCGCGACGCCACCCAGCCGATGATGAACAAGCAAGGCAAGCTCTACGGCGCGCTGCTGCGCGACTGGGCGCAGATTGTAGGCACCGAGCGCGCCGGCGTCACCCGCCCGGCGCGGCTGCAATTCACCCAGAGCGAGGACACCGGCGCAATTTTGCACCTCGATGTGCGCCCCGCCGCCGCCCCCGAAATGGCCTATATGCAGGAGCAAATGCTGGAGCAATGCGCCCGCTATTTTGGCTACCGCGCCATCACCCGCATCGTGCTGCACGCCACCCACGGCGTGTTCACCACCCCTGAAGCGCCACCCGCGCCTGCCCCCAAACCCGTGCCCAGCAAACCGTTGCCAAGCAATGTGCCCGCCGACATGCGCGCCGTTTTCGAACGACTTGCCGCCCATGTTGCATCCGCTAGTGACAAGAAAAAATAG
- a CDS encoding 4-(cytidine 5'-diphospho)-2-C-methyl-D-erythritol kinase, whose amino-acid sequence MQGVTLRAAGKLNLFLHITGRRADGYHLLESLVVFTTLADVLRITPSPALSLSVSGEFSGAAGAGEGNLVLKAAQALRAHTGCSAGAALALEKNIPVGAGLGGGSADAAAALRGLNDFWQLGLSMTALQALAIPLGADVAMCLAATPTLARGIGEQLTPLAHPLPPLHAVLIHTRTPLLTKDVYAAFTPESSWVAWESQPWASALQFTDALRGTRNHLQRAAIAVDAQVAQVLLALETVQPAPQLVRMTGSGACCLALYADAGHAARAARGLAQTHPNWWVQAVGIGG is encoded by the coding sequence ATGCAGGGCGTCACGCTGCGGGCGGCGGGCAAGCTCAATCTGTTTTTGCACATCACCGGGCGGCGGGCGGATGGGTATCATTTGCTGGAATCGCTGGTTGTTTTCACCACGCTTGCGGATGTGTTGCGGATCACGCCATCGCCCGCGTTGTCGCTGAGTGTTTCGGGTGAATTTTCCGGCGCGGCGGGGGCGGGCGAGGGCAATCTGGTGCTGAAAGCGGCGCAGGCGTTGCGCGCACATACCGGTTGCAGCGCGGGTGCGGCGCTGGCGCTTGAAAAAAACATTCCCGTCGGTGCCGGGCTTGGCGGTGGCTCGGCAGATGCGGCGGCGGCGCTGCGCGGGCTCAATGATTTCTGGCAGTTGGGGCTTTCAATGACCGCGCTGCAGGCGCTCGCTATTCCGCTCGGGGCGGATGTGGCGATGTGCCTTGCCGCCACGCCCACCCTCGCGCGCGGCATCGGCGAGCAGCTGACGCCATTGGCCCACCCATTGCCACCGCTGCATGCAGTGCTCATCCATACGCGCACACCGTTGCTGACGAAGGATGTCTACGCCGCGTTCACGCCGGAATCGTCGTGGGTGGCGTGGGAGTCGCAGCCATGGGCCAGCGCCCTGCAGTTTACCGACGCGTTGCGCGGCACACGCAACCATCTGCAACGCGCCGCCATCGCGGTGGATGCGCAAGTGGCGCAGGTGCTGCTCGCGTTAGAGACCGTTCAGCCCGCGCCCCAGCTTGTGCGCATGACCGGCAGCGGTGCCTGCTGCCTCGCGCTGTATGCGGACGCGGGCCATGCAGCGCGCGCAGCGCGCGGATTGGCGCAAACGCACCCGAATTGGTGGGTGCAAGCGGTGGGGATTGGCGGCTAG
- a CDS encoding uracil-DNA glycosylase: MGVDLCVEDAPQVLRADEVAASRPSLAASKEAVRTDAPKTAAPLPTPQPPAPLPSIAGAIEEARALADGAADLATLEAAVRGFNGCSLKKTATNTVFAQGVAASRLMFIGEAPGAEEDRSGVPFCGASGKLLDRMLSFIGLTRAENFYITNTLFWRPPGNRQPTAEELEICRPLVEKHIALVDPKILVLVGGTATKTILRSALGITRLRGQVFTYKNDYMASEVPVHVLYHPSYLLRQPLAKKQCWADLLALKDALHGQKTQ, translated from the coding sequence ATGGGCGTTGACCTGTGCGTGGAGGATGCGCCGCAAGTGCTGAGGGCGGATGAAGTCGCCGCCAGCCGCCCGTCGCTCGCCGCCAGCAAGGAAGCGGTACGAACGGACGCCCCAAAAACGGCAGCGCCCCTGCCCACTCCCCAACCCCCAGCCCCCCTACCCTCCATCGCCGGGGCGATCGAAGAGGCCCGCGCGCTGGCGGATGGCGCGGCGGATCTGGCGACACTGGAAGCCGCGGTGCGCGGCTTCAACGGCTGCAGCCTCAAGAAAACCGCGACCAACACCGTGTTCGCCCAAGGGGTGGCGGCCAGCCGCCTGATGTTCATCGGCGAAGCGCCGGGGGCGGAGGAAGACCGCAGCGGTGTGCCGTTCTGCGGCGCCAGCGGCAAGCTGCTCGACCGCATGCTCAGCTTCATCGGCCTCACCCGCGCCGAGAATTTTTATATCACAAACACCCTGTTCTGGCGCCCGCCGGGCAACCGCCAGCCCACGGCGGAAGAGCTGGAAATCTGCCGCCCGCTGGTCGAAAAACATATCGCACTGGTCGACCCAAAAATCCTCGTATTGGTCGGCGGCACGGCCACCAAAACCATCCTGCGCAGTGCGCTTGGCATCACCCGCCTGCGCGGCCAGGTGTTCACCTATAAAAACGACTACATGGCTTCCGAAGTGCCGGTGCATGTGCTTTATCATCCCTCCTACCTGCTGCGCCAACCCTTGGCCAAAAAGCAATGCTGGGCCGATTTACTTGCCCTCAAGGATGCGTTACACGGCCAAAAAACGCAATAA
- a CDS encoding electron transfer flavoprotein-ubiquinone oxidoreductase, with translation MTDSMECDVLIVGAGPAGLSAAIRLRQLAPDLNVMLVEKGSEVGAHILSGAVFDPKALNELLPDWKTLGAPLHVPVQADRFTFLTTRRRLRLPTPPQMRNHGNYIISLANLCRWLGQQAEALGVQVFPGFPAAETIIEDGVVRGVRTGAFGVGKHGENKATYQPPMELRAKLTLFAEGCRGSLTEPLIKTFALRDASASPQTYGIGIKEIWQVAAENHRLGHVEHSIGWPLDTQTYGGSFIYHLEDNQVAVGYVVGLDYRNPYLDPFKEFQRFKQHPAVRPLFVGGKRLSYGARAINEGGWQSIPTLSFPGGALIGCAAGFLNVPRIKGSHTAMKSGMLAAEAAVLALAENRTAIPGYEAAVRASWVGAELRGVRNVRPAFRYGLWAGLMYAAFDTYILRGRAPWTLKHHADHSALKPAADCKKIDYPPPDGVVSFDRLSSVYLSNTNHEEDQPSHLTLKDTSVPIAHNLPLYDAPEQRYCPAGVYEIVEEAGTKRLQINAQNCVHCKTCDIKDPTQNIVWTTPEGGGGPNYPNM, from the coding sequence ATGACCGATAGCATGGAATGCGATGTGTTGATCGTCGGCGCGGGGCCGGCGGGGTTGTCGGCGGCGATTCGCCTGCGGCAGCTGGCGCCGGACCTCAATGTGATGCTGGTCGAGAAGGGCTCCGAGGTTGGCGCGCATATTCTCTCGGGCGCGGTGTTTGACCCCAAAGCTCTCAACGAACTGCTGCCGGATTGGAAAACGCTTGGCGCGCCGCTGCATGTGCCGGTGCAGGCGGATCGCTTCACGTTTCTCACCACCCGTCGTCGCCTGCGCCTGCCCACGCCGCCGCAGATGCGCAACCATGGTAATTATATTATCTCGCTGGCCAATCTGTGCCGTTGGCTCGGCCAGCAGGCCGAGGCGCTGGGTGTGCAGGTTTTTCCGGGATTCCCGGCGGCGGAAACCATTATCGAGGATGGCGTGGTGCGCGGTGTGCGCACCGGTGCGTTCGGCGTGGGCAAACATGGCGAGAACAAAGCCACCTACCAGCCGCCGATGGAACTGCGCGCCAAGCTGACGCTGTTTGCCGAAGGCTGCCGCGGCTCGCTGACGGAACCGTTGATAAAAACCTTCGCGCTGCGGGATGCTTCGGCATCGCCGCAGACCTATGGCATCGGCATCAAGGAAATATGGCAAGTGGCGGCGGAAAACCACCGGCTTGGCCATGTGGAGCACAGCATCGGCTGGCCGCTCGACACGCAGACCTATGGCGGCTCGTTTATCTACCATCTGGAGGATAATCAGGTGGCGGTGGGCTATGTGGTGGGGCTGGATTACCGCAACCCGTATCTCGATCCGTTCAAGGAATTCCAGCGCTTCAAGCAGCACCCGGCGGTGCGGCCGCTGTTCGTTGGCGGCAAGCGCCTGAGCTATGGCGCGCGGGCGATCAACGAGGGCGGCTGGCAATCGATTCCCACGCTCAGTTTCCCCGGCGGCGCGCTGATCGGTTGCGCGGCGGGTTTCCTCAATGTGCCGCGCATCAAGGGGTCGCACACGGCGATGAAGTCCGGCATGCTGGCGGCGGAAGCGGCGGTGCTGGCGCTGGCCGAGAACCGCACCGCTATCCCCGGTTACGAGGCTGCCGTGCGTGCGTCATGGGTGGGGGCGGAATTGCGCGGGGTGCGCAATGTGCGCCCGGCATTTCGCTATGGGCTGTGGGCGGGCCTGATGTATGCGGCGTTCGACACCTATATCCTGCGCGGCCGCGCGCCGTGGACGTTGAAGCACCATGCTGATCATAGCGCGCTGAAACCGGCGGCGGATTGCAAGAAAATCGACTATCCACCGCCCGATGGGGTGGTGAGCTTCGACCGGCTTTCCTCGGTGTATCTCTCCAACACCAACCACGAGGAAGATCAGCCCAGCCACCTGACGCTGAAGGATACGAGCGTGCCCATCGCTCATAACCTGCCGCTGTATGACGCGCCGGAGCAGCGCTATTGCCCGGCCGGGGTATATGAAATCGTGGAAGAGGCGGGTACAAAACGGCTGCAGATCAACGCGCAAAATTGCGTGCACTGCAAAACCTGCGACATCAAAGACCCGACGCAAAACATCGTCTGGACGACGCCCGAAGGCGGCGGTGGGCCGAATTATCCGAATATGTGA
- a CDS encoding ribonuclease HII, whose protein sequence is MPDFALEIAHAPARVCGVDEAGCGPWAGPVVAAAVIFENRRAVPRGLDDSKKLTREARETLYARLMDAHVTHGVGIVDVDAIDTLNIWGATQLAMRRAVAGLGAAPALALIDGKRTPKDFPCPTQCIIGGDGLSLSIAAASIIAKVTRDRLMQAYAEQYPHYGFERHAGYGTALHQQALAAHGPCPIHRRSFAPIRALIEARAA, encoded by the coding sequence ATGCCCGATTTTGCGCTTGAGATTGCCCATGCCCCCGCCCGTGTTTGCGGGGTGGATGAGGCAGGCTGCGGGCCGTGGGCGGGCCCAGTCGTCGCCGCAGCGGTAATTTTCGAGAACCGCCGCGCCGTGCCACGCGGGCTGGATGACAGCAAAAAACTCACCCGCGAGGCCCGCGAAACGCTTTATGCACGGCTGATGGACGCGCACGTCACCCACGGCGTCGGCATCGTGGATGTGGACGCCATCGACACACTCAACATCTGGGGCGCGACACAGCTGGCCATGCGCCGCGCGGTGGCCGGGCTTGGCGCCGCGCCCGCCCTCGCCCTCATCGATGGCAAACGCACGCCGAAAGATTTCCCCTGCCCCACCCAATGCATCATCGGCGGTGATGGGCTATCGCTGTCGATTGCCGCCGCCTCCATCATCGCCAAAGTCACGCGTGACCGGCTGATGCAGGCCTATGCCGAGCAATACCCACACTATGGTTTCGAGCGCCACGCCGGCTATGGCACCGCGCTGCACCAGCAGGCGCTCGCCGCGCATGGCCCCTGCCCGATTCACCGCCGCAGCTTCGCGCCGATCCGCGCGCTGATCGAGGCGCGCGCGGCATGA
- a CDS encoding F0F1 ATP synthase subunit C produces MEMEALKFIGTGLVAIGMLGAAIGAGIIFGNAAQGIARNPAAESKIRGIAILGAVFAEFMGLLSFVLGMIMIYG; encoded by the coding sequence ATGGAAATGGAAGCATTGAAATTCATCGGCACCGGTCTTGTTGCAATCGGTATGCTGGGCGCAGCAATCGGCGCAGGGATCATTTTCGGCAACGCCGCTCAAGGCATTGCACGCAACCCAGCGGCTGAAAGCAAAATCCGCGGTATCGCCATCCTCGGCGCTGTTTTCGCAGAATTCATGGGTCTGCTCTCGTTCGTTCTCGGCATGATCATGATCTACGGCTAA
- a CDS encoding AtpZ/AtpI family protein yields MSEETEQKAASLETLTKRLDEVKKLQPAATPEAKLPGDAARAAIDFASATAVGTLLGYGLDAWQNTSPWGLLGGLLLGTVTGAYMMFLGEAHRRRSAETDKTE; encoded by the coding sequence ATGAGCGAAGAGACAGAGCAAAAAGCTGCCAGCCTTGAGACGCTTACCAAGCGACTCGACGAGGTGAAGAAGCTGCAACCTGCCGCAACGCCCGAAGCCAAATTGCCAGGGGATGCGGCCCGCGCCGCGATCGATTTCGCCTCGGCAACGGCAGTTGGCACCCTGCTCGGTTACGGGCTGGATGCATGGCAGAACACCTCCCCGTGGGGGTTGCTTGGGGGCTTGCTCCTTGGCACCGTAACGGGGGCTTATATGATGTTCCTTGGAGAAGCGCACCGGCGCCGCTCTGCGGAAACGGATAAAACGGAATAA